A single Halarcobacter anaerophilus DNA region contains:
- a CDS encoding RNB domain-containing ribonuclease produces the protein MLKKLFTKIESNKTEFTEEEIEKLEQFVEEGFIIKNENYEINSKYRIGVVKVEKNRATLCDLLNEHKNLNLDIEHLNGAYDGDLVLAKRVFNPRSKIKAKIEKVFLNGKTGQILIYVKDKSFYTVKESIKLQFTPKQKLQEGDILLVDNKSFDIVKNLGNISDTTVDEEISLSLYDEDYRLNSKLEVDAKMDDSNKRVDLSKLPFCTIDPNSAKDHDDAIYFDRENSILYVAIADVSYFVKEGSELDKLAFKKSTSAYLPSKVLPMLPNELSEDMCSLKEGVDRYSYVFKIYLDLKNIEVKKSELFEAVINSHRKFSYGRIDRVLEKKFDTFSQNEKEIFDYLLPLYEVTKQYRKKRLKKGYDFRSNEYKLTLKNGEIQSVEIETSSASHQLIEECMLLANIEASKKVNSVGIFRIHEEPPFKAISKLVDDVNALGLKVKLQSDVHSTITHIQQKAKYSSLSEEIDDLIIHAQTQAKYSSKNLGHFGLGFKSYSHFTSPIRRYSDLVLHRILKTKQTPKNIEDICEHISNQERKIDQMVWDFEDRKYARWALKNIKKEVKAKIVDSERGVCVTYGEIAGAKIYLDNYKGQILFSKIKVIIKSSDVISKQITGSVKY, from the coding sequence GTGCTAAAAAAGCTTTTTACAAAAATAGAATCAAACAAAACAGAGTTTACAGAAGAAGAGATAGAAAAACTTGAGCAGTTCGTAGAAGAGGGCTTTATTATAAAAAATGAAAATTATGAAATAAATAGCAAATATCGTATAGGAGTCGTAAAAGTAGAAAAAAACAGAGCAACTCTTTGTGATCTGCTTAACGAACATAAAAATTTGAATTTAGATATTGAACATTTAAACGGAGCCTATGACGGAGACTTGGTTTTAGCAAAAAGAGTATTTAATCCAAGAAGTAAAATCAAAGCAAAAATCGAAAAAGTTTTTTTAAACGGTAAAACGGGACAGATTCTAATTTATGTAAAAGATAAAAGTTTTTATACGGTAAAAGAGTCTATAAAACTGCAATTTACTCCAAAACAAAAATTGCAAGAGGGAGATATTCTTTTAGTTGACAATAAAAGTTTTGACATAGTAAAAAACTTAGGAAATATAAGCGATACGACAGTTGATGAAGAGATATCTTTGAGTTTATACGATGAAGATTACAGATTAAACTCAAAACTTGAAGTTGATGCCAAAATGGATGATTCAAACAAAAGAGTTGATTTAAGTAAACTGCCTTTTTGTACAATCGATCCAAATAGTGCAAAAGATCATGACGATGCTATATATTTTGACCGGGAAAACTCTATTTTATACGTAGCAATTGCAGATGTCTCTTATTTTGTAAAAGAGGGAAGTGAACTTGATAAATTAGCTTTTAAAAAATCGACTTCTGCATATCTTCCTTCAAAAGTTTTACCTATGCTTCCAAATGAATTAAGTGAAGATATGTGTTCTTTAAAAGAGGGAGTAGACAGATACTCTTATGTTTTTAAAATATATTTGGATTTAAAAAATATTGAAGTAAAAAAATCGGAACTTTTTGAAGCAGTTATAAATTCTCACAGAAAATTCTCTTACGGAAGAATAGATAGAGTGTTAGAAAAAAAATTTGATACTTTTTCACAAAACGAAAAAGAGATTTTTGATTATCTTCTTCCTCTTTATGAAGTTACAAAACAGTATAGAAAAAAGAGATTAAAAAAAGGTTATGATTTTAGAAGCAACGAGTATAAACTAACTTTGAAAAACGGTGAAATTCAGAGTGTTGAGATTGAAACCTCTTCTGCTTCCCATCAACTGATTGAAGAGTGTATGCTTTTAGCAAATATTGAAGCTAGCAAAAAAGTAAACAGCGTAGGAATTTTTAGAATTCATGAAGAGCCGCCTTTTAAAGCGATTTCAAAACTTGTGGATGATGTTAATGCTTTGGGCTTAAAAGTAAAACTTCAAAGTGATGTTCATTCGACTATTACGCATATACAACAAAAAGCAAAATACTCAAGTCTAAGTGAAGAGATTGATGATCTTATAATTCATGCTCAAACACAAGCAAAATATAGCTCTAAAAATTTAGGGCATTTCGGTTTGGGATTTAAATCATATTCACATTTTACAAGTCCTATTAGAAGATATTCGGATTTAGTTCTGCATAGAATTTTAAAAACAAAACAAACTCCTAAAAACATAGAAGACATTTGTGAACATATCTCTAATCAAGAGAGAAAAATAGATCAAATGGTTTGGGATTTTGAAGATAGGAAATATGCAAGATGGGCATTGAAAAATATAAAAAAAGAGGTAAAAGCAAAGATTGTCGATTCTGAAAGAGGAGTATGCGTAACCTACGGAGAGATAGCAGGAGCTAAAATCTATCTTGATAATTATAAAGGACAAATACTATTTAGCAAAATAAAA
- the ilvC gene encoding ketol-acid reductoisomerase, producing MALNVYYDKDCNIELIKSKKVAMIGFGSQGHAHAENLRDSGVEVVVGLRKGGSSWAKAEAKGFEVKTVAEATKGADIVMILLPDENQAAIYADEIKDNLKDGAYIAFGHGFNIHYGRILPKANINVMMVAPKAPGHTVRSEFTKGGGIPDLIAVFQDPSGDTKDVALAYASAIGGGRTGIIETTFKDETETDLFGEQAVLCGGTTALVQAGFETLVEAGYAPEMAYFECLHELKLIVDLMYQGGIADMRYSISNTAEYGDYVSGPRVINDESRAAMKEILKEIQNGKFAKDFILEGQAGYPRMNAERKNAKATLLNQTGEKLRAMMPWIASNKIVNQEKN from the coding sequence ATGGCATTAAATGTTTACTATGACAAAGATTGTAATATCGAATTAATAAAATCAAAAAAAGTTGCAATGATTGGTTTTGGATCACAAGGTCATGCTCACGCTGAAAACTTAAGAGATTCTGGAGTTGAAGTGGTTGTAGGTCTAAGAAAAGGTGGTTCATCTTGGGCTAAAGCAGAAGCAAAAGGTTTTGAAGTAAAAACTGTTGCTGAAGCTACAAAAGGTGCTGATATAGTAATGATTTTACTACCTGATGAAAATCAAGCAGCTATTTACGCAGATGAAATTAAAGATAATTTAAAAGACGGTGCTTATATTGCATTTGGACACGGATTTAATATCCACTACGGAAGAATTCTTCCAAAAGCAAATATAAATGTAATGATGGTAGCTCCAAAAGCTCCAGGTCATACTGTAAGATCTGAATTTACTAAAGGTGGAGGAATTCCTGATTTAATCGCTGTATTCCAAGATCCGTCAGGTGATACAAAAGATGTGGCTTTAGCTTATGCTTCTGCAATCGGTGGAGGAAGAACAGGTATTATCGAAACTACATTTAAAGATGAAACTGAAACTGACCTTTTCGGTGAGCAAGCTGTACTTTGCGGTGGAACAACTGCATTAGTTCAAGCTGGATTCGAAACATTAGTTGAAGCTGGATATGCTCCTGAAATGGCATATTTTGAATGTTTACATGAATTAAAACTAATTGTTGATTTAATGTACCAAGGTGGTATTGCAGATATGAGATATTCAATTTCAAATACTGCTGAATACGGTGACTATGTATCTGGACCTAGAGTTATCAATGATGAAAGTAGAGCTGCTATGAAAGAGATCTTAAAAGAGATCCAAAACGGTAAATTTGCTAAAGATTTCATCTTGGAAGGTCAAGCTGGATACCCAAGAATGAATGCAGAAAGAAAAAATGCAAAAGCTACATTATTAAATCAAACTGGAGAAAAACTAAGAGCTATGATGCCTTGGATTGCTTCAAATAAAATTGTAAACCAAGAAAAAAACTAA
- a CDS encoding divergent polysaccharide deacetylase family protein: MIDTQKLKKSTQTIPKVVEKIEKNVKNTHDEFDKYFEQIEQIKKDKFEEYTKDFYKEYDEQTEPQVKDVKKDKKIEKDKEEKSNLAIKEKKPKLAIIIDDVTTSYQVKQIQSIGFTTTMSFMPPTPHHNDSAKIAQNLPFYMIHLPMEAKYFKNEEKNTLHTKDSYEKIENRISQIRKWYPNAKFTNNHTGSEFTSNKEAMDKLFRALKKYNFIFVDSRTTGKSVGKQTAQKYNMPYISRNVFLDNEQNFEYIQNQLKKAIAIAKKNGFAIAICHPHSATINTLKKSKNLLKDLDLVYLEDLPLLKK; the protein is encoded by the coding sequence ATGATTGATACGCAAAAACTAAAAAAAAGCACTCAGACAATTCCCAAAGTTGTAGAAAAAATAGAAAAAAACGTAAAAAACACCCATGATGAATTCGATAAATATTTTGAACAAATAGAGCAAATAAAAAAAGATAAATTTGAAGAGTATACAAAAGATTTTTATAAAGAGTATGACGAACAAACCGAACCTCAAGTAAAAGATGTCAAAAAAGATAAAAAAATAGAAAAAGATAAAGAAGAGAAAAGCAATTTAGCAATAAAAGAAAAAAAACCTAAACTTGCTATTATAATAGATGACGTAACAACAAGTTATCAAGTAAAACAGATTCAATCAATCGGTTTTACTACGACTATGTCGTTTATGCCTCCTACACCCCATCACAATGATTCGGCAAAGATTGCACAAAATCTGCCTTTTTATATGATTCACTTGCCTATGGAAGCAAAATATTTTAAAAATGAAGAGAAAAATACTTTACATACAAAAGATTCATATGAAAAAATAGAGAATAGAATTTCTCAAATTAGAAAATGGTATCCGAATGCAAAATTTACAAATAACCATACAGGAAGTGAATTTACCTCTAATAAAGAGGCAATGGATAAACTTTTCAGAGCTTTAAAAAAGTATAATTTTATCTTTGTAGATAGTAGAACAACGGGTAAAAGCGTAGGTAAACAAACAGCACAAAAATATAATATGCCCTATATTTCAAGAAATGTGTTTTTGGACAATGAGCAGAACTTTGAATATATTCAAAACCAATTAAAAAAAGCCATAGCAATCGCCAAAAAAAACGGTTTTGCTATTGCTATTTGCCATCCTCATTCTGCTACAATCAATACTTTGAAAAAATCTAAAAATCTATTAAAAGATTTAGATTTAGTTTATCTTGAGGATTTACCTCTTTTAAAAAAATAG
- the cfa gene encoding cyclopropane fatty acyl phospholipid synthase: protein MNSRIENKAKLWLQTKLEKAGIVLDGDSKSDPKIHNQNLYSRVIREGSLGLGEAYMEGWWDCCRVDEMICKVLTSKLEEEVKGNITFLKNWLIPRLVNLQSKRRSFQVGEKHYNAGNDLYKNMLDKTMSYSCGYWKNASCLYEAQIAKLDLICKKLQLKPNESVLEIGCGWGSFAVFASQNYKVKVNGITVSSEQKKYIDENFKDLPIKVKLMDYRNIQEKYDKVVSIGMFEHVGEKNYNKYFQTAFKNMKDEGIFLLHTIGNDVPQKGTDPWINKYIFPNGQIPSLSQISKACEKYFVIEDVHNFGMDYDKTLMSWFENFDNSWDKIKDDYNERFYRMWSYYLKSCAGAFRSRRLQLFQIVLRKRLKPLNEYQSFR, encoded by the coding sequence TTGAACAGCAGAATAGAAAACAAAGCCAAATTGTGGCTGCAAACAAAGTTAGAAAAAGCAGGTATAGTTTTAGACGGAGATTCTAAAAGTGATCCCAAAATACACAATCAAAATCTATATTCAAGAGTTATAAGAGAAGGCTCTTTAGGTCTAGGTGAAGCTTATATGGAGGGTTGGTGGGATTGTTGTAGAGTTGATGAAATGATTTGTAAAGTCTTGACTTCAAAATTGGAAGAGGAGGTAAAAGGTAATATCACTTTTCTTAAAAATTGGCTTATTCCAAGACTTGTGAATCTTCAGTCAAAAAGGCGTTCTTTCCAAGTAGGAGAGAAACACTATAACGCAGGAAATGATCTTTATAAAAATATGTTAGATAAAACTATGAGTTACTCTTGCGGATATTGGAAAAATGCTTCTTGTTTATATGAAGCACAAATCGCAAAACTTGATTTGATTTGCAAAAAACTTCAACTCAAACCAAATGAAAGTGTTCTTGAAATAGGTTGCGGCTGGGGAAGTTTTGCAGTATTTGCTTCACAAAACTATAAAGTAAAAGTAAACGGTATAACCGTCTCTTCCGAACAAAAAAAATATATAGATGAAAATTTTAAAGATTTGCCTATAAAAGTCAAATTGATGGATTATAGAAATATACAAGAGAAATACGACAAAGTTGTCTCTATAGGGATGTTTGAACATGTCGGTGAAAAAAATTACAATAAATATTTTCAAACGGCATTTAAAAATATGAAAGATGAAGGAATATTCCTATTGCATACGATTGGAAATGATGTTCCCCAAAAAGGTACTGATCCTTGGATAAACAAATATATTTTTCCAAACGGGCAGATTCCCTCTTTATCTCAGATAAGTAAAGCTTGTGAAAAATATTTTGTAATTGAAGATGTTCATAATTTCGGTATGGATTATGACAAAACTTTAATGTCATGGTTTGAAAATTTCGACAACTCATGGGATAAGATAAAAGATGATTACAATGAGAGATTTTATAGAATGTGGAGTTATTACTTAAAGAGTTGTGCCGGAGCTTTTAGAAGCAGAAGACTTCAACTTTTTCAAATTGTATTAAGAAAAAGGTTAAAGCCTTTAAATGAATATCAATCTTTTAGATAA
- a CDS encoding DNA-processing protein DprA: protein MSQTATFRIKELNSMKKYPENIFFKGNLELLKKRKIAIVGSRHPNAYAKKITHKIANELAKREIVIVSGAAIGTDSIAHKAATPKNTIAVMANGLDIKYPAINAKLIESIEKEGLTLSSYKDGQKPRNYTFVQRNEIVVSLAQTLIVTYADEKSGTLTSIDYALKMGKKVYTIPHHLDDSLGTQKLLEEGKIHLIYNLEKFLNSFGEIKTKNDDLSNYLKTFPSYEEAVRKYKNRIFQLELEGEIKIENGYIKPV from the coding sequence ATGTCCCAAACAGCTACTTTTAGAATAAAAGAGTTAAATTCAATGAAAAAATATCCCGAAAATATTTTTTTTAAAGGTAATTTGGAACTTCTAAAAAAAAGAAAAATTGCAATAGTAGGAAGCCGTCACCCAAATGCTTATGCAAAAAAAATTACCCATAAGATTGCTAATGAACTGGCAAAAAGAGAGATTGTTATCGTAAGCGGTGCAGCAATCGGTACAGACTCAATTGCCCATAAAGCGGCAACTCCTAAAAATACAATCGCCGTTATGGCAAATGGTCTTGATATAAAATACCCTGCTATAAATGCAAAATTGATTGAATCTATTGAAAAAGAGGGATTAACATTAAGTAGTTATAAAGACGGTCAAAAGCCGAGAAACTATACTTTCGTACAAAGAAACGAGATAGTAGTAAGTTTGGCTCAAACTCTTATAGTAACTTATGCCGATGAAAAAAGCGGAACACTTACTTCTATAGATTATGCTCTTAAAATGGGCAAAAAAGTATATACTATCCCTCATCATTTAGATGACAGTTTAGGAACTCAAAAACTTTTGGAAGAAGGTAAAATCCATTTAATTTATAATTTAGAAAAATTTTTAAACAGCTTTGGAGAGATAAAAACAAAAAACGATGATTTGTCCAACTATTTAAAAACTTTTCCTTCTTATGAAGAAGCCGTTAGAAAATATAAAAACCGAATTTTTCAATTAGAATTAGAAGGTGAGATTAAAATTGAAAACGGGTATATAAAACCCGTTTAA
- the nhaA gene encoding Na+/H+ antiporter NhaA, with protein MNLLVRRYIKKESTSGILLIIATIFALLLNNSFLSEYYTSVLETQITFKVGQILDIDKPLILWINDGLMAIFFLLIGLEIKRELILGHLSSAKKIALPAIAAIGGMIVPALIFFIFNYGDDYALQGWAIPTATDIAFALGILSLLGKRISNSLKIFLMALAIFDDLGAILIIAFFYTSDLSFHAIILAGFCILILFLLNRFKVTRLGYYWIVGALLWIFVLKSGVHATLAGIIVAFCIPLHAINEKRKLVSPVKHLEHHIHYWVAFYILPLFAFVNAGVDLSSISFEKVVNPTSTGIVLGLFLGKQIGVFLFSFLAIKYKIATLPKCSSWGQLYGVSVLTGIGFTMSLFIDSLAFENSNIFFYSDKLAILVGSFISGIAGYLILRFVKVKRRCNI; from the coding sequence ATGAATCTATTAGTAAGAAGATATATAAAAAAAGAGTCTACCTCCGGAATTTTATTAATCATTGCTACAATATTCGCTCTTCTTCTTAATAACTCTTTTCTCTCAGAATATTACACCTCCGTACTTGAAACACAAATCACTTTTAAAGTAGGGCAGATTTTAGATATAGATAAACCTTTGATTTTGTGGATAAATGACGGATTAATGGCAATATTTTTTCTTTTGATTGGACTTGAAATAAAAAGAGAGCTGATTTTGGGGCATCTTTCAAGTGCAAAAAAGATTGCACTTCCTGCAATAGCTGCAATAGGAGGAATGATTGTTCCTGCTTTAATATTTTTTATTTTCAATTACGGAGATGATTATGCCTTGCAAGGTTGGGCAATTCCTACTGCAACAGATATAGCTTTTGCTTTGGGAATCCTCTCTTTACTTGGAAAAAGAATTTCAAACTCTTTAAAAATATTTTTGATGGCACTTGCAATTTTTGATGATTTGGGAGCTATTTTAATAATAGCATTTTTTTATACTTCTGATTTATCTTTTCATGCAATTATTCTTGCAGGTTTTTGTATATTGATTCTGTTTTTATTAAATAGATTTAAAGTAACTAGACTTGGATATTATTGGATAGTTGGGGCTCTTTTATGGATTTTTGTACTTAAATCGGGAGTTCATGCAACTCTTGCCGGTATTATCGTAGCTTTTTGTATTCCTCTTCATGCAATAAACGAAAAAAGAAAACTGGTTTCTCCCGTAAAACATCTTGAACACCATATTCATTATTGGGTAGCTTTTTATATTCTTCCTCTTTTTGCTTTTGTTAATGCCGGAGTTGATTTAAGTTCTATCTCTTTTGAAAAAGTAGTAAACCCTACAAGTACGGGGATAGTTTTAGGACTCTTTTTAGGAAAACAAATAGGAGTTTTCCTTTTTAGTTTTTTGGCTATAAAATATAAAATAGCAACCTTGCCTAAGTGTTCTTCCTGGGGACAGCTTTACGGGGTATCGGTTTTAACGGGAATTGGCTTTACTATGAGTCTATTTATTGACAGTTTGGCTTTTGAAAACAGTAATATCTTTTTTTACAGCGATAAATTAGCTATTTTGGTAGGCTCTTTTATTTCAGGAATCGCAGGATATTTGATTTTGCGTTTTGTAAAAGTAAAAAGAAGATGTAATATTTAA